The region ATGCAAGTCCGGCTGTTCGAGCACCGATTCGATGTGAAGGTCGGCTTCGAGCCGCGGTTCTCCGACGCGGACGTGGTGCGCGTCGCGCACTGCCGTGTGCGCCCCGACCGGGTGGATCACTTCACGCTGGTGCAGGAGAAGGTGTGGAATCCGGCCATGGCGGGGTCGCCCGGGATGCTGCGCGGGGTGTTCGGCGAGGCGCCGGGGAACGAGTTCCTGGTGCTGTCGATGTGGGACTCGGCGGCCGAGCACGGGAAGTACCGCGTGGAGCGGGTCGAGCGGCTCGGCCTGCGCGCGCAGACGGAAGCGGATGTGGCGGCGATCGCCGGCGATGTCGTACGGGTCGAGCCCGCCTGGACGGTGGTGTGAGGGCGGGACGAGCCCTCGGCCGGGGAGCGGCCGTCCTCCGCTCAAGGGCGGCTATGGGCTCAGGAGGCAGGCCTTCGCTCAGGAGGCGGCCCTGATCACCGGCGGGCGGGGGAATACGCCCCGGCCCGGACCGCGGCGGCGACAGCGGCCGCCGTCTGGTCGGCGAGCGGCGTATCGATGGGCTCACGGGTGATGAGCGCCCGGAAGAACAGGGGTGCGGAGACGGCGCGTACGATCGCCGCGGCGTCGGTGCCGGACGGGGCCTCACCACGGTCGACGGCCCGCCGCACCACGGATTCGCAGCGGGTGAAACGCTCGGTGTAGAAGTCGCGCAGCGCCTCGGCCGCGCGCTCGGACTGGAACGCGGCCGCGATGAAGGCGGTCGGCGCGGCGGCGGCCGGCGCGCTGCCGAAGGTCTCGGTCACCTCGCGGGCGAGGGCGCGCAGATCGCCCTCCAGGTTTCCGGTGTCGGGTGGTGTCCAGGCGTCCTCGCCCGCGAGGTCGAGCGCGTCCGCCACAAGCCCCTCGACGCTGCCCCAGCGCCGGTAGACGGTCGTCTTGTGGATGCCGGAGCGCTCGGCCACGTACTCCACGGTCAGACCGGGATAGCCGTGCTCGGCGAGGCCGGTGAGCACAGCGTCGCGCACCGCCGAGCGGGTGCGCGCGGTGCGCCCGCCGGGGCGGACGGTGCCCGGTGTCGGGGCGGCGCTCTCTGCCGACAAGTGCAACTCCAGTTGTGTTAGCGGGTTTCCTGTGCCAGAGTGAGGGTAACGCAACTGTAGTTGTGTTTGGAGCGTGCGGCCCGGATGGCCCACGTGCTCGCGTGCTTGGAGGTACGCCCCTGTGCCCACGCAGATCTCACTCCGCGGCGTCACGCTGTCCCGGGGCGACCGGCTGCTGCTCGACGACGTGTCCTTCGCGGTCCGGCCCGGGGAGCGGATCGGCATCGTGGGGGAGAACGGAGCGGGCAAGTCCACCCTCCTGTGGTTGCTGGCCGGGAGCGAGTCACCGGACGATGGTGCTGTGGCGACGGTGGCCGACGGCGGCATCGGTCACCTCGGCCAGACGCCCGAGCTGCCCCCGGACCACACGGTGCGCGACGCGGTGGACGCCGCCCTTGCCGAGGTGCGCGCCATGGAGCGCGGGCTGCGCGAGCTGGAGGCGGATCTCGGCGGCGGCGCCCCCGACGCGCTCGCAGCGTACGGCGATCTGCTGACCGCCTTCGAGGCCCGTGGCGGCTATGAGGCGGACGCCCGGGTGGAGAAGGCACTGCACGGCCTGGGGCTCGGTGGCATCGGGTACGAGCGGCGGCTGGGCAGTCTGTCGGGCGGTGAGCAGGCCCGGCTCGGGCTCGCCTGCCTGATCGCCGCCGCTCCCGAGGTGATGTTGCTGGACGAGCCGACGAACCACCTCGACGGTGCCGCGCTCAGCTGGCTGGAGGAGGCGCTGCGGGGGCATTCGGGCACCGTCCTCGCGGTCTCCCACGACCGGGTCTTCCTGGAGCGGGTGGCGACCGCGATCGTCGAGGTGGACGCCGACCGGCGCACCCTGGTGCGGTACGGCGGGGGGTACGGCGGATTCGTCGCCGAGCAGACCGCCGCGCGCCGCCGGTGGGAGCAGGCGTACGAGGAGTGGTGCGCGGAGACGGCCGCGCTGGCGGCGGCCGCCACCACCGTCGCACGGCGGGTCGCCCCGGGCCGCGGCATGAAGGACGGCAACAAGCTGGCCTACGACCGGGACAAGGGGCGTGTGCAGTCCTCGGTGTCCAGCAGGGTGCGCAACGCCAGGGAGAGGCTGCGCAGACTCCAGGAGGACCCGGTGCCGCGCCCGCCGGAGCCGCTGCGGTTCTCTGCGCTCCCCGCCGCGGGTACGGCGGACGGTGTGCTCATCGACCTCCACGACATCCGCGTGGGGGAGCGGCTGGCGGTCGACCGGCTCACTGTGGCGGCCGGGGAGAGACTGCTCGTCCACGGTGCCAACGGCGCGGGCAAATCCACGCTGCTGCGGGTCATGGCGGGATGGGAGACACCCGATGCGGGCCGGGCGATCCGCCGGGGCGGGATCGGCTATCTCGCCCAGGAGATACCGGTTGCCAGGCCCCGGGAGCGGCTGCTGTCGGCCTTCGGCCGTGGGCTGCCGGGGACACCGGAGGAGCAGGGCGTCCTTCTGCTGTCGTACGGACTGTTCCGCACGGATGATCTCCACGTCCCGGTGGGATCGCTCTCTGCGGGCCAGCGCCGCCGGCTCGCGCTCGCCCGGCTGCTGGCCCGCCCCGCCGATCTGCTGCTGCTCGACGAGCCGACCAACCATCTCGCCCTCGGCCTGGTGGAGGAGCTGGAGGAGGCGCTGGCCCAGTGGACCGGGGCGCTGGTGGTGGTGTCGCACGACCGGCTGCTGCGCAGCCGCTTCACCGGGCGCCGGTGCGAAATACGAGGAGGCCGGTTCATGGCCGAGGAGGGGGATGCGGCACCGGCCGCGGCCTCGATCTAGATGATCGATTCCAAGGGGTCAGTGATCGTACGAGGTGAGCGAACGGAGGGTGGCTCGTCCGGTGTGATCGTTGTGCCAGATCACGGCGGTCAGCGCGAGTATTCGCTGCATGACGCGGGCGATGACACCTCCAGGCGTGCGCCCTCGGTGCTGTTCGAGGTCGAGTTGCCCCTTGAAGGTCTCGTTGACCGACTCGATGACCTGCCGCAACGGCTTGAACAGGGTTCCGCCGGGCCGCTGCCGTTCGCCCTTGCGGGTCGGCCGTAGCAACTGGATGCCCTGCCGGGCGAGTTCCTGTTCGAAGGTGCGGCCGAAGTAGTGCTTGTCGCCGATCAGTGTCTGGCCGGGCCGGGCGGCGAGGAGGTCCGGTTCGGCCGCGAGCAGGTCCAGCAGTGTTTCGCGTCCGTCGGCTTTGGCTCCGGTCAGGGCGAAGGCGACGGGCAGGCCCTGGAGGGTGCACACCAGGTGGAGGCGCAGGCCCCAGAAGAAGCGGCTGTGGCTGGCGCAGTAGCCGTACTGGGCCCATCCGGCCAGGTCGGAGCGTTTGACGGTCTCCCGCGAGCGGCCGCATTCCACGGGTGTGGAGTCCACGGTCCATACGTCGTCGTTCCACACTGAGGTGCTGGTGGCCAGCATCCGGGTGATCCGGCGGAGCAGGTCGGCGGCTTTGCGCAGCCGCTTGTTGTAGCCGGGTTGCTGCGGCAGATACGGGAAGAGGTGGCGCAGGTGGGCCCGGGCATGCCGGAGCCACCTGGCCTCGGAGGTGAAACCGAGCATGGCCTGCATCATCGCAAGTGTGACCAGCTCGGCGTCGGTCAGCTGCGGCGCGATCCCCACGGCCGGCCGCCACGGCGCCAAGTCCGGACGCTCCTTCAGCAGATCGTCGGTCGTCGCATAGAGTGCTGTCGCGAGGGTGTCCAGGTTGTTCGTCACAAAACGATCTTGGATGCCCTCGCTCTCGTCTCCGCAGGCACCCCTTGGAATCGATCATCTAGGGTGGCGCCATGGCACGACCCCGGCGCATCGTCCTCCTGCGGCACGGAGAATCAGAGGGGAATGTTGATGACTCGGTGTACGAAAGGGTGCCCGACCATGCCCTGAAGCTGACCGAGACCGGGCGTCGGCAGGCGACGGAGGCGGGCGAGCGGCTGCGCGCCGCTTTCGGCGACGAGCGCGTGTCGATCTATGTGTCGCCGTACCGCCGCACCCACCAGACCCTGAGGCTGCTCGATCTCGACCCCACGCGCACCCGGGTCAGGGAGGAGCCGCGGCTGCGGGAGCAGGACTGGGGAAACTGGCAGGACCGCGAGGACGTGCGCAAACAGATGGCGTACCGCGACGCCTACGGACACTTCTTCTACCGGTTCGCGCAGGGTGAGTCGGGCGCCGACGTCTACGACCGGGTGGACGCGTTCCTGGAGAGCCTGTGGCGCAGCTTCCAGGACCCGGCACATCCGCCGAACGTCCTGCTGGTGACCCATGGGCTGACCATGAGGCTGTTCTGCATGCGGTGGCTGCACTGGAACGTCGCCGAATTCGAGTCGCTGTCGAACCCCGGCAACGGCGAATCACGGGCCCTGCTGCTCAGCTCCGACGGGCGCTACCACCTGGACCGGCCCTTTGAACGCTGGTGCACCCCCAAGCCCTACGGCCGCACCGGTTAGAGTGCGCAGCGATGACCGCTGACCGTTTCCATCGGGCTCTTCGGAGTCTGCGCGGGCTGGCCGTGGGCGACGCCCTTGGTTCCCAGTTCTTCGTCCCCGCCAACTATCCGTTCCTCAAGCGCCGCGAGCTGCCGCCCGAGCCCTGGCAGTGGACCGACGACACCGAGATGGCCTGTTCGATCCTGGCCGTCCTGGTGAACCACGGCCGGATCGACCAGGACCATCTCGCCCGGTCCTTCGCCGACCACCATGATTTCGACCGGGGCTACGGCCCCGCCGTGAACCGGATGCTCCGCTTGATCAGGGAGGGCGGCGACTGGCGTGACCTGGCCGCCGGGCTGTTCGAGGGGCAGGGGTCGTGGGGGAACGGCGCCGCCATGCGGATCGCCCCGCTGGGCGCCTGGTACGCGGGCGATGTGGAGCAGGCGACGCATCAGGCGGAGATCTCTGCGTACACCACGCATCAGCACCGTGAGGCCGTGGCGGGAGCCATGGCGGTGGCCGCGGCCGCGGCGATGGTGGCGGATCCGGCGGGCCACGGCGGGCCGGAGGAGCTGCTGGACCGGGTGGTCGAGGTGGTGCCGCGCAGCGCGGTCCAGGCGGGGCTGCGCCGCGCCCGCGACATGCTCGACTACGCGGACGCCGGGACCGTCGCCGCGGTGCTCGGCTGCGGCCGGCGCACCAGCGCCCATGACACCGTGCCGTTCGCCCTGTGGGCGGCCGCCCGCCACCTGGGCTCCTTCGAGGAGGCGTTCTGGCGGACGGCCTCGGCCGGCGGGGACGTGGACACCACCTGCGCCATCGTCGGGGGAGTGGTCGCGGCCGCTGCCGCCGGTGCGCCGCCCGCCGACTGGCAGGACCGCACCGAGGCGCTGCCGGAGTGGGTCCCGGTGCGGGCCGACTGACCCCTCCCACGGGCGTGATGCGGTGTGTCGCCCGGTTTGCCCCACCGGCGAACCGGCCCTCCGCCGCGCCGTGTTGAGGCGAATCGGCCACCCGATTCATCGGGGACGGGGCCGCCCGGAGGAGCCGGGGACCGCTGCCGAGGATCCGGGTTCCGAACGCAGGTAAGAGCGGCGTAAGGTTGTCCTCGCCATGGCATATGAACCGCCCACCCACAGTGTCGAGCGCTCGCTTCGCGCCACGACGGGAGCCAAGATCGTCGTCGGTATCGACGAGGTCGGGCGCGGGGCATGGGCCGGTCCGGTGACGGTCTGCGCGGCGGTCACCGGTCTGCGCCGTCCGCCGACCGGGCTCACCGACTCCAAGCTGCTGAGCCCCAAGAAGCGCACGACCCTGGCCCAGGAGTTGCACTCGTGGGTCACCGCGCACGCCCTGGGGCACTCCTCTCCCGAGGAGATCGACGGCCTGGGGATGACGGCCGCCCTCCGGCTCGCCGCCACGCGTGCGCTGGACGCGCTGCCGGTCCGGCCGGACGCGGTGATCCTGGACGGGAAGCACGACTACCTCGGCACTCCCTGGGCGGTCCGTACGGTCATCAAGGGCGATCAGTCCTGTGTGTCCGTCGCCGCCGCCTCGGTGATCGCCAAGGTGCGCCGGGATGCGATGATGGCCGAACTGGGAGCCGAGCACATGGACTTCTGCTTCGAGGACAACGCCGGATATCCGTCCCCCGTGCACCGCGCCGCCCTGCGGGAACTGGGGCCCACGCCCCACCACCGGCTGTCCTGGGCCTATATGGACGGGCTGCCTCGCTGGCGGCACCTGAAGCGGGTCCGCAGCACCCCCGAACCGGTCGGGCTGGAGGACGAAGGCCAACTCGGCTTCGACTTCTGAGCAGACCAAGCGGTCAAAACCGCCACCCGCCGATGCGACTCGCACCGACGTTTGATAGACATCAGCCCATGCCTCTCATCCCCGAGGAGCCTCAGATTCACGAGAGTGTCCCGGGTCCCCGCGCGACACCGGCCGCAGGCCGCACCGCGCCGACCCCTCGTCCTGTCCCTGGTCCCGGCCCCCGGCCCGCACCGCGGCGGCCCGGAAGCCCCGGTCCCAACCGTGGCTCCGCCGGAACCTCGTCGGCTCAGTCGCAGCGCACCACGAGTGATGCGACGAAGCCCCTGCCGACCGCCCCGGCGGCTTCGGCTGCCAAGGCCGCACCCGCCGCCGCGAAGGCCGGTCCCCAGCTCCAGCTGATCCCCGCCACGGTGGACGGCGCGCTGGACGCGGCGGACGAGGCGGTCGATCTGCTGCTGGATTCCGGCCGGGCCCCCGCTGACATCCTGGTGCTGACCACCGGGGAGGAGCATCCGTGGGCGGCGCATGAGTTGTCCTTCGGCGAGGCGTCGTACTGGGCGCAGCACGATGCCGGAGACGATGTCTTCTACGCCGGTGCGGATGCCGACCGCGTCAAGGGCCGCCCGGTCGTGGTCGTCGCCGTCAACGGCGGTGCGAACGACGCCGTGGCCCGTGCGCTGCCCGAGGCGATGGGCCGTGCCGGGATGCTGCTGATCGTCTGCGGCGACCCGAAGCGCATCAACGCCCTCATCGGTCCGGGCGCCTGAGGCCGCACGTCCCCGAACGCCCGGTGTCCGGCAGGCTCTGTCCCCCGTGGCGGAGCTGTCCGGCGTCCGGACGGACGGTGGTGGCCACGGGCGTCCCGCGACCGGTCAGACGGCGGCGGAGTGGCTCAGCGCCGTGCGCGCTCCGAGGTGGGGCCGCGGCAGCGCCTTCGGGTCGCCGTCGCCCTCGATGGCCACGTCCAACTCGGTGGGCAGCGAAGCGGAGTGCGGCCGACGGCCGCCCCGCCCCTCGCCGAGGACCCGCCATCCGTCACGCGTCAGCGTGATGTAGGCGCCGCAGCGCAGGCCGTGCAGAGTGCAGGCGTCGCGCAACCCCCACATCCAGGCGCCGTCCTCGTCCGTCCACCGGCTCTCGCCCTCGCGGCAGTAGAGCAGCACGGCGGTGCGGATCGGTGTGCGGCGCCGCAGATCGTGTGGGATCACCCGGCGCAACTGCGCCAGCAGCGCGTTCCGGAAGTCCCAGCCGTCGACGGCGGCGGTGCGGCGGACGAACGAGGCGCTCGCCGTGAGCCGTTCGTCCGGATCGAGGACCGCGACGACGACGGTCGAAGGGGTCGGCAGGTGGCGGCTGTGCAGTCCGGTGACCACCTCGCGTGGATTGCGCAGCAGCGGGATCCCCGCTGCCGCCCACTCGGCGGGCTGGAGCATCCGGCCGACCCGGGAAACGGAATCGGCGGACGGTGGCGGAGCGAAGCCGAAGGTCACGGTCCTCCCTTCGTCTGCGCCCACGGTCCGTGCGAAGGGTCGGGCACGGGCGCGGGCCACGACACAGCCCCGTCGGACCACGGACGGACCGGGGGCGGGGAGCTGCGGACAATTCTCGCGGTCGCGCCCGCGTGCGGCAATGAGCAGTTGGCCCCACTGACCGTTTTACCTGGATGTGCGTTCTATATTCCTGACCGGTTCATGCCCCGCCGCGGCCCCGCCGCGGCCCCGGCCGCCCCTACCCCTGCACGGCCAGGACCAGCGGAAACACTCCGGCCGCTCCGGCCCGGCGGAGCAGCCGGGAGGCGACGGCCAAGGTCCAGCCGGTGTCCGCCATGTCGTCCACCAGCAGCACCGGCCCACCCGCCTCGGCAAGGGCCGCGGCCAGCGGGGGAGGCACGGTCAGCGCGCCGTGCAGCGCTCGCAGCCGCTGGGCGCTGTTGGTGCGCGGCACCCGGGTGTCGAATTCGCCGTCGTGGTACGCGACGCTCCCGAGCAGCGGCAACCGGCCGACGGTGGCGATCCGTTCGCCGAGTGTCCGGATCAGCTGTGGGCGGGTGCGCGAGGCGACGGTGACCACGCCCACCGGGCGGTCCGCGGCGTCCGGCGCGCCCGAGGCCCAGCCGCCGGGGCCCTTGGCCCAGTCGGCGAGCACCGTCACCACCGCACCGGCCACATCGTCGGGCACCGGGGCGTCCGGGCTCTGCGGGCCCAGCAGTGGCCGGAGCCGGTTTCCCCAGCCGATATCGGAGAGACGGCCCAGGGCCCGGCCCGGGGCGGCCTGCTCATCCGCCGGAATGCGGCCCTTGAGATCGACGCCCACCGTGGGCAGCCCGGTCGGCCACATCCGGCGCGGCTCCACCTCGACACCGGGCCGCCCCAGCTCGCCGCGCGCCGCGTCCAGCGAGGCGTCGGACACCTCGGTGGTGAACCGGGCCCCCGCGCAGTTGTCACAGCGGCCACAGGGCGCCGCCTTATCATCGTCCAACTGCCGCCGCAGGAACTCCATCCGGCAGTCGCCCGTCGAGGCGTACTCCCGCATGGCCTGCTGCTCGGCCTCCCGCTGGCGCGCCACCCACGCATACCGCTCCGCGTCATACGCCCAGGGCTGCCCGGTCGCGGTCCAGCCGCCACGCACACGCCGCACCGCGCCGTCCACATCGAGCACCTTGAGCATGATCTCCAGACGCGACCGCCGCAGCTCGACCCGGGGCTCGAGCGCGGGCAGGGACACCGGCCGGTCCGACGCCGCCAGCACCTCGAGGGTGCGGCGCACCTGCTCCTCGGGCGGGAAGGCGAGCGAAGCGAAATACCGCCAGATCGCCTCGTCCTCGCGGCCGGGCAGGAGCAGCACCTCGGCGTGCTCCACACCGCGCCCGGCGCGCCCGACCTGCTGGTAGTAGGCGATGGGGGAGGACGGCGAACCGAGATGCACCACGAAGCCGAGGTCCGGCTTGTCGAAGCCCATGCCCAGCGCGGAGGTGGCGACCAGCGCCTTGACCCGGTTGGCCAGCAGGTCCTCCTCGGCCTGCTGGCGATCCGCGTTCTCCGTCTTGCCGGTGTAGGAGGCGACGGTGTGGCCGCGCTGGCGCAGGAACGCGGTCACTTCCTCGGCCGCGGCGACGGTGAGGGTGTAGATGATCCCGGAGCCCGGCAGCTCATCGAGGTGCTCGGCGAGCCAGGCGAGCCGATGCGCGGCGTCCGGCAGCGGCAGCACGCCCAGCCGCAGGCTCTCCCGGTCCAGCGGCCCGCGCAGCACCAGCGCCCGCCCGGTCCCTTCACCGGTGCCCAACTGCTCGGCCACATCGGCCGTGACCCGTGCGTTCGCGGTCGCGGTCGTGGCGAGCACGGGCACGCCCTGGGGCAGATCGGCGAGCATGGTGCGCAGCCTGCGGTAGTCGGGCCGGAAGTCATGGCCCCAGTCGGAGATGCAGTGCGCCTCGTCGACGACCAGCAGGCCGGTGGCGGCGGCCAGCTGTGGCAGCACCTGGTCGCGGAAATCGGGGTTGTTGAGCCGCTCAGGGCTCACCAGCAGCACATCCACCCCGCCCTCGGCCACCTCCGCCTGGATGGTGTCCCACTCCTCGGTGTTGGCGGAATTGATGGTGCGGGCCTGGATACCGGCGCGCGCGGCGGCCTCGACCTGGTTGCGCATCAGCGCGAGCAGCGGGGAGACGATCACGGTCGGACCGCTGCCGCGCTCGCGCAGCAGCGCGGTGGCGACGAAATACACCGCCGACTTGCCCCAGCCGGTGCGCTGCACGACGAGCGCACGGCGGCGCTCGGCGACCAGCGCCTCGATCGCCCGCCATTGATCCTCCCGGAGCCGGGCGGAGCCGGTGGTATCCCCTACGAGGCGGGCCAGGACGCGGTCGGCCGAGGTACGCAGATCTTCGTCGCTCATGCCCCCATGCAACCCGATCCCGCCGACATCGCGCCAATGGTCCCGGCAGCCTGTGGATAACGTTATCCACAGGGGTGGCGGGGCCGACGGGGCTGAGGGACCGTCGGGCCATGACTCGACACAACGAAGCGGCCGGCCTGCCCGGCGAAGAGCAGGTCACCCTCCGCAGCCCGGCCGAGCTCGCCGACGCCCTGCCCTATGTCCTGGGTTTTCAGCCTGACGACAGCATCGTGATGATCGCGCTGCACGGCTCCCGCGGCCGGTTCGGCGGGAGGCTGAGGCTCGGCATTCCCCGGATCCCGGAGGAGTGGCCCGAAGTCTGCGACCAGCTCGCCGAATGCCTGATCAGCGGCAGCGAGCGGCGTGGCGGGCGGCCGGACGGGGTCGTGCTGTTCCTGTGCCAGGAGCCGGCCGAGGGCGAGTCGAGGGAGGAGGCGATGGAGCGGCTGCGGCCACTCGCGCAGCGGCTGCGCACCGCGTGCGGCGGGTTGGAGGTGCCGGTGTTCGAGGCGCTGTGCATCTCCGGCGGCCGGTTCTGGTCCTATGTCTGTCCCGACCGGCGCTGCTGCCCGCCGGAAGGCGTTCCGCTCGCCCTGCCCGGCACCTCGGTCATGGCCGCGGCGGCGACGTTCGCGGGGGTCCAGGTGCGCGGCTCGCTGCGCGAGATGGAGGCCAGGCTCGCCCCGCTCGGCGCACCCCGGGCCGACGGGCAGGAGCGGGCGCTGGACGCGGCCGGGGCCGAGCTCGTGCCAAGGATTCTGGACGGTGCTGAGTCCACGACGGTGTGTACGCAAACCCTCGGTCTGGTGGGCCGCATGCTGGACAGCTTCCAGTCCGCGCCGTCGGCCGCCGACGCGTGTGCGGCCGATCTCCACGATGACCGGCTGCTCGACGATCAGGAGGCGGCCGCGGTGATCATCGGGCTGCAGGACCGACGGACCCGGGACCGGGCGGCCGGATGGATGGAGGAAGTGGACGCCGACGCGGCGCTGCGGCTGTGGCGCGCGCTGGCCCGTCGCTGCGTCGGCTCGTACGGGGAACATGCGGCGGCGCCGCTCACCCTGGCGGGGTGGGTCGCCTGGTCGGCGGGTGATGAGCTCACGGCACGAGTGGCGCTCGGTCGTGCCCTGCGGGTCGATCCCGACTATCTCTTCGCCAGGCTGCTGCACCAGGCGTGCAATGAGGGGGTCCATCCGAAGCTGCTGCGCCAGTGCCTGCGTCGGGAGGACTCCGACGGGGCCGACCGCGCCGAGCGTGCCGACCGCGCTGTGCACGCGGCAGTGCACGCGGAGTTGGAGAGGCTCGGCGACCCGGCGGACGCCGAGCCGTTGGAGACGGCCGGACAGGTCGACTCGGCTGAGCCCGCCGAGCGGGCCACCCTTGCGGAAGCAGAGGAGCCGGCAGAGATGGAGGAGCTGGCGGAGGCGGAGGAGGCGGAGGAGTCGGCGGAGGCGGAGGAACTGGCTGAAGCAGAAGCCAAGGAAGAGCGAGAGTCTGCACGGGAGTGGCCGGGCGGGACGGTGGGCCCGGGTGGGAAGAGCGGCCCGGCCGGGGCGGGCACGCCGAGTGGCAGGCGTCGTCCGGAAGGGCGGCCGCGCGCCCGGCGCCGGACCGGTGGGCGGGGGACGCGCAGCCGCCGCTGACCCGGGCCCCGGGGGAGCCGTGGGGCGGGGGCCAGACGCGACGAGGGGAGCCCTGGAGCGGGGCCTGGGGTGGACGGCCGGTGGACGGCCGGTGGGGTGGTCCGGGGTGTGGTGGTCCGGGGCGTGGGGCGGCTCGGAGGCGTTCGGAAGGAGGTGCGGGATTCGTGCAGGCGAGCGCTTGAGAGAGCGATTTCCCGAACATTGGTGATCATGCTCAAGGGCCTGATTATCGTCAGGCAGACGACTATGATCGCGTCATGCCCTACGACCCGTCGGCCTTTCCGGCGTTCGCCGTCACCGTTGATCTGGTCGTGCTCACCGTGCGGCGGCATTCGCTGTGTGCGCTGGCCGTCCGACGCGGAGAGGCGCCCTTCAAGGGGCGATGGGCGCTACCCGGCGGTTTCGTGCGGGCCGATGAGGATCTCGCCGCCGCCGCTGCCAGGGAGCTGGCCGAGGAGACCGGGCTGCTCGCCCATGACCCCACGCTTCCGG is a window of Streptomyces violaceusniger Tu 4113 DNA encoding:
- a CDS encoding DUF4192 domain-containing protein; its protein translation is MTRHNEAAGLPGEEQVTLRSPAELADALPYVLGFQPDDSIVMIALHGSRGRFGGRLRLGIPRIPEEWPEVCDQLAECLISGSERRGGRPDGVVLFLCQEPAEGESREEAMERLRPLAQRLRTACGGLEVPVFEALCISGGRFWSYVCPDRRCCPPEGVPLALPGTSVMAAAATFAGVQVRGSLREMEARLAPLGAPRADGQERALDAAGAELVPRILDGAESTTVCTQTLGLVGRMLDSFQSAPSAADACAADLHDDRLLDDQEAAAVIIGLQDRRTRDRAAGWMEEVDADAALRLWRALARRCVGSYGEHAAAPLTLAGWVAWSAGDELTARVALGRALRVDPDYLFARLLHQACNEGVHPKLLRQCLRREDSDGADRAERADRAVHAAVHAELERLGDPADAEPLETAGQVDSAEPAERATLAEAEEPAEMEELAEAEEAEESAEAEELAEAEAKEERESAREWPGGTVGPGGKSGPAGAGTPSGRRRPEGRPRARRRTGGRGTRSRR